Genomic window (Ranitomeya variabilis isolate aRanVar5 chromosome 8, aRanVar5.hap1, whole genome shotgun sequence):
CTCTCTCTGGAGGACCCATCACTTTTGTACATAATACAGACAATCCATTGATTTCAATGTTTACTACCTAATACCCCCCGTGGAGGCGCTGCAGGAACGTAGAAGCTTGCCGCCCGATTCATACACAGATTCTATGTCATCATTACTAGTATGCATCATAAAACAATGCGACCCTCTCCAGGAGCCCAATGATTTAATGTATATTTTACCGGATTCTCTACTTTTTATGTCTCAGATCCTTCGTTCAGCCAGAACAAAATCACAGTTTTTGACTATGAGGCCTTTGTCatgactggacttcctgaaaatGATTTTGTACGAGCTGGAATTAATATCGCCTGCAAGCTTGAGATCATTCCCTATTCCCAGAGGATGTACTTGTTAAAGGTAAAGAAAGATACAAACCTTCTCTTATGGGATCAAATTGTAATCCATCAACAGCAGATTGGTGGGATCTGAAGTCTGATCAGCTGATTGATCCCACCGATCGGTTTCCTGTTTCCTCTCCTTTGTTTACAAGTCACAGCACCATAAGCCTTGTAGTGGTTGTGTATGGTACTGCAGCTCTCTGCGGGTGGCACTATTCATTGGTGACAAATGGTAGATCATTAGCTTGGAAgtcatggaaaacccctttaaccagtGGCTCAGGGTAACTATGAACAAGTAACTAGTTGGGAGTAGATTTTAGACTAATTAATAGTACAACTGATCATACATGGAGAAAAATATTTTAACAAGTCAGGGAAAACCCAGCTGGTCCAAAGTATTTATCCTGAAGGAGCAGAAATTTGATAAGGTCCTCCTAGATTCTCAGTGCTCATCGGAGGCAGCCCAATGGTGGACTCACCAATGGCTTAGGTCAGTGGTCTACAATTTGTGGCTCTACAGCTAAGCCACAAAGTGAATATTAACAGGTGAGGCTGAAATGGGTGCAGAATTTGTTTTGATCATTCTATTTTAATTTTTAGGCCCAGTCTCTGACCATCAAAGAAATGAATGGTGCGTGGCCTAAAGACCCATTCACTCGCTCCTCTAAGTTGACCCAGGTTGTTGCTGAGCAGCTCAGTAAACCCATCAAGTTTGAGTACCACAGCGGAAGAATTGGAAACATTTATGCTTCTAATGATGTTTCCGAAACCATGGTCAACTTTTACAAAGGAATCATCAGCTTGTTCCAGGTCACCATCAAGAAGACCCAGAATGTATACGACCTGCAAGAGGTAAGTGGATGTCCTCCTATCACACTCTGCTGTGAATGTCCTGCCGTACTCTGCTGTAACCCATACCCCGTACTTTCTTATGTTGGGTACTCACCACTAATTTCTTTCCATGCCGTAGATAAGCATTGCCGGTGTTTGCCATACAAGATATGTGATCCAAGAAGACAAGAAAGGAGATCAACTGGTTGTTGTAAAATCCATCGATTTCAATAACTGCCAAGAAAAAGTATCAAAGGATATTgggatggccttcatggaagaatgcATCACCTGCAAGAGGGTACGCTCCTTGTGAAATCTCAACAGACTCTATAACATCTGGCTTTTATCACTTGCTCATTGTCTGTTCTGCTTGTAATTGCATATAGATGCACAGGAACATTCGTGATGCTGCAACTTTCACCTACAAGATGAAGAACCGGGAACACAATACTGTTATCACCGAGGTCACTTCCGAGCAGATCATCCGCTACTCTCCATTCCAAGAACGTCAAGGTGGTGCCGTAATGGAAGCCAAGTAAGGAAGTTCTTCAAATCCAACTAAACTCATGATGTACATAGAAAAAGCTGAGAATATTTTATGCattagttttgtttttatttacaacTTTTCACTTTTAGGCAAATTCTCACCTGGGCAGGAACCAAGAGCAGCCAACAGAGCACCCCTCAACTTCAGCTCCAGAACCGTGGAAACCTTCCTTATAACTTTGGAGATGAAATATACCAAATTCCATTTGTTATGATCAAGACTAAGAGCCTTGAGGCGCAGGTAGGAGCAGGGCACACGCACAGGTTCTAGCTATATATATTCATTACATTCATCAATGTAACCCACCACAACGATATCACAAGTGCATTTCATTCCTCAATTGTTCTTTTTGACTCCCATCAGATCGTAGAAATTCTTCAGCACATAGTACAGAACAATCAGCAGGAGCTCCATAAGGATGTCTCCATAAAGTTCATGCAACTGGTCCAGCTTTTGCGTCATGCCACCCCTGACATCATGCAGACCATTTGGAAGCAGTTTGCCGAAAAGCCAAGATATAGGTTGGTGATTTTATATCCTGCTGGTTTTCATGTCATACTGCATAAACCTGATAGGAGTCATCAATATACTAACAGGTCATTAATTCCTATGTAAACTGATATATCCTCTTGGACAATGAACATTGTATCTCATTTTCCTAGACCCTGGATCTTACAAGCTCTTCCTATGGCTGCCACAGCAGACAGCCTGAAGGTGGTCTACCAGATTCTTCACAGTGGAGATCTGACAACTGCAGAAGCCCTCAAATTGATCCCCTTTGCAATGCACTTTAGCAGAGGCACCCAGCGGGCACTGCAGATTGCTCAAGTAAGTATTCACCTTGTTACCTAATATTATATCACTAATATATTGTGCATTCTGATATCAGTTTATCCAATACTATAATTACATAAAATAGTCACATTTTCATACTTCTTGCTGTAGGATATCATCAAGGACTCCAAAATTGAGAAAAGCCCCTCATTGTTCAAAGTTGCAATGCTTGGATATGGTTCAATGGTAAAGAAATACTGCAACCAACTCAGTACTTGTCCAGATTCAGTTCTCGAGGTGAGTTATTGCTGCATGTGATGGAGATTATAACTACTGAGGTCTACAGGAAACCACTTTGTAGTGTGTTTTTCATGAGCAGGTAGGCTATCCATAGAAAACCTAGGGTCTACACCTAGTGAAGGTGACCATAACCATGCGAGGCGGACATAGAGACCTCCTATAAATCTACTTTTTAGGATTTCCTGACTTTTGTGCTTTTTCTTTTATAGCCTATCCAAGATTTGGCAGCAGAATCCCTAAGCAAGGTCCATGAAGAAGACATGGCTCTGGCATTGAAAGCCCTGGGTAACGCTGGTCGGCCAGAATCCTTAAAACGTATTCAGAAATTCCTGCCAGGATTTTCCTCCAGTGCCTCCCAACTTCCAGTCAGGATTAAGGTTGATGCCATCATGGCTTTAAGGAATATTGCCAAGCAGGAACCCCAAAGAGTAAGATAGCCTTCTAGAACTCTTAATTTATTCATTTTTGGGGCCTTTTTGATTAATAACTTGACTGGCATATGCATTCTAGGTTCAAGAAATCCTTATGCAAGTCTACATGAACCGTGAGGCACGGACTGAAGTGAGAATGGTCGCCGTTCTGTGCTTATTTGAAACAAAACCCAGCCTCGCCATGGTTGCCAATATTGCAAATATTGCTGTTAGAGAGAGCAAGGCTAACCTCCAGATTGCCAGTTTCGTCTACTCCCAACTCAAAGCTTTGGccaagagcagtgttccccaactggaGCCCCTGTGAGTATAGCGCCCACATATCATTATAACTCAGGCCCTTTTAAGAGCTGTGCTGAAAACAATATGATGGACAAAATTTGAATTGAGCTTCAAAACGTCTGGAAGTATATTATTTCATGAGGTCCTAATCCATAAACCAATGCCTATTATCTTCTAGGGCTGCTGCCTGCAATGTTGCCCTCAAACTGTTCAACCCAAGCATTGATAGTCTGGGCTATCGCTACAGCAAAGTCATTCGTATGGACGCATTCAAATGTGAGTTTATGGAAGGAGTTATGTTATCGTATCGGTTTATATGCTAATATATCATGATACTAAATTGTTGGAATTTTTTTCATCTCGTAGACTCTTTGATGAGTGGAGCCGCAGCTAAATTGTACGTGATGAATAGTGCCAGTACCATGTTCCCCGTGTTCCTTATGTTAAAATTGAAAGCCTATGTTGGTGGAGCAGAGACTGACGTTCTAGAGGTACAAGAGTAACCAAAAGATTGACACAAAACAGAGATGCCACAGTGCCATTGATGCCCTTTTCCTCTTTTCTGTTCACCATTATTTATGTCAAGGAGATAAagattttgttgttgttgtttttttaaaggtTGGTATCAGAGGAGAAGGAATCGAGCAGATCCTGAGAAAGCAAGATGCCCAGTTCCGTGATTTCCCAATGAAGAAGAAGATCTACCAGATTGTGAAAATGGTGAGCGTTTGTCTTTCCTTGATGTTGTCCAGATGTCTTTGCTTGCAATAGAGGCTGTAACTTTAATTTTCTTGGCAGCTGAACGGATTCAAGCCTCAACCATCTCAGGCTCCACTTCTGTCTGGATACATCAAAGCATTCGGTCAAGAATTTTCCTTCACTAACATCAACAAAGAGACTCTTCAAACTCTGACCCAGGTAAGAAGAACGTACAACGAGTGTATATCATTTTGTGCATATGTCAGGAGTAACTTATAAGATTGGATTATTTCAGGCATTGAATGAGCCAGTAGAAAGACATGCTGCCATCAAGAGCATCCTTAACAAGCTTCTGAATGGTCTGGTTGGACAATACGCCAAGGCTATTGTGGCATTTGAAGCTCGTCACATCACCCCAACTACTGTTGGTTTTCCAATGGAGTTCAGTTGGTACTCTACCGCTGTGGCCAACGCCCCTGTGAACAGTACGTCAATGTGATTGAGTTCTTTCCTGTGTCATATCCTTTATGAGTATGATATTGATCAGAATATCCATTCCTCACTATAGTTGATGTCAAGATGACCCCAGCTTACACACCGGACTTCAGTATTGCTCAGTTGCTGGAATCTCAGTTGCAGATCAATGCAGATGTCAACCCCAGGTGAGATCCAACTTCAATCAGGATGATCAGCGATTTTTGTAGATTAACCATCTAATAATGTCTTGTCTGTTGTACCTGCAGTTTGTTAATCCATGGTGTTTCAACAATTGGAATCAACACCCCCTTGATCCAGAGTGGACTTGAATATCATGGCAAAGTGCTCACAAACATCCCAGCGAAATTCACAGCACGTGTGGATTTGAAAGAAAAGAACATTAAATTTGAAGCACAACCCTGCCAACAAGAGGATGACTTACTTCGCATAAGGTACATTTAGACCAATATTTCACAAGCCTGTGTAAATAAATCCAAAGAAAGCTAAATTCATCGCGAGCTGCTAACCAAATGTctcaaaaaaaaacatttctggatTCCAAGACAGCAACAAATAACCCCTGTCTTCAATTTTGTATAGTGCACATACTTACGCCGTCTCTAGAAATGCTGAAGACTTGGATGCCGCTAAGAAGACACCATTGGTGCCAAAAGCAGTCAGTCAAGGCATCCTCCAGAAACACTTCGAGGCTACAGGCAGGACTTCAGCTGAAGGAGCAAGCATGACGGTAACAACTAATAATTTCTATAGCCCAGAAGAAGAGTCATATTTCTACTGATCACTGTGATCAATCCCATCTTATTCTCTTTTTCAGGAGGCCTCCTCAGAAACTGGACCCAAGAAGTACATGGGTCTTGCATCTACCCATCGCCAATATTCTTCCCAGGCATTCAAAAAATGTTTGAAAATCAGCCAAGTTGCCATCCAAGTTTGTCTTGAGAACGAGTTTTTGACAGCTGCAGCACGCAAGAACTCAATCCTCTATCATATGGTGGGAGATCTGGACACCAAAATCACAATAAAACCAGGTTAGTGGGGTCATGGTCACAGGACTGTTCACACCTTGCAGTCTATCGTTCATTGGTTTAAGGTTGTTTGATGTCTGATCTGTGCACATTTACAGCTCACACCGATGCCTCTATTGAAAAGATCCAAATTGAGTTCACAGCCGGACCCAAAGCAGCATCAAAGGTAATTGCCTTGATTGATGTAGAGGAGAAGGAAGGAGAACAACTGGAGGAATCTGAGATCCATAGGAGACTGAAGACCATTCTTGGCATCGATGAGCAAATTGCAGTAGGTGTCAATTAACCCATATTAGTTTGCTGGTTTTCATAAACTTAAGTATGTAATAGTTTGGTTGAAATTATACTTTTTTTTCCTACAGGCAAGGAACCAGAGCTTGGCCCAAAAAGCCAGGAAGCAGAAGGCAAAGCAGACCAGAAAGCGTACACCTGCTGCAGATGGTACTGAGACTGAGTTGGCCCGTGCTTTATCATCCTCAagctcttcatcatcttcttcttcatcttcttcttcttcatcatcatcatcatcacctggTCATAGAGCTAGAAGCCGACAAAATGGTCAGAAGCCTCAAAGCTCTAGCAGTCAGTCaagcagcagcagtagcagcagcaggagacatggccatgcgcacaaacatgatgaagatgaaacaaagAGAGGCCATAATAAGAAACTCAGCTctagcagcagcagcagttccAGCAGCAGTAGTAGCAGTAGCAgtagcagtagcagcagcagcagcagcagcagaatggGAAGACCTAAAAAGGACGacagcagcagtagcagcagcagcagcagcagtagtagCAGCAGCAGTAGTAGCAGCAGCAGCTCAAGAAGGCATAACAAGGACAGGCAACAGCAGCATGATCGAGCACAGCAACACCAACATGGAaagaagagcagcagcagcagcagcgacgacagcagcagcagcagcagcagcagcagccaatcCAAGGTatggcatataataataataataataataataattttatttatatagcgccaacatattccgcagcgctttacaacttatagaggggacttatacaggcaacagacattacagcataacagaaatcacagttcaaaacagataccaggaggaatgagggccctgctcgcaagcttacaaactatgaggaaaaggggagacacgagaggtggatggtaacaattgctttagttatttggaccagccatagtgtaaggctcgggtgttcatgtaaagctgcatgtacGGCATATATAAGTTTATACTTGAGAACACATATTGTGACCATTTATTCCATCCATATCCATTAATAAACTTGTGTCATTTTCCTATACAGAGACATTTTTACAACCTTCGCTTCAGACCAGTACGGGAACAAAGAGTAAGTGACCACTTTTCTCATGCACTCGTGGATCACCTCTAAAAGCATCTCTAAAAATTATTATGATATCCTGACTAAAGCCATTATctttccagactgacagcaagcagCAGTCCTCTTCATCCTCAAGCTCGTCATCTTCAAGCATCAGCCGTGGTCCTCGCCAGGTAGATCTTGTTGGCACATGTGCTAAACCTAAACTCGCCTGAAGTTTATAGAGCATCACATTATGGCTATTTCTGCCCGTAGAACAAATTTTTGGGTGATAACAAGCCCCCTGCATTGGTCGTCACTGTCCGCGCCATCAGAAATGACAACGTTCGTCAAGGATATCAACTCATCGTCTATGCCGACTATTCCATCTCCAAACCTCGTCTCCAGGCCTATGTTGTGGACTTCACCAAGGCAAGCCGGTGGAGAGCTTGTGTCAATGCTGCAGTGCTGAGCTCCCATAAAGCTGAGGTGAGCCAACGTCTATGTCAAATAAGTCTTGAAATATCTGTATTAAATCCATTCTACTGAATGTGTCCACATTTTTACCAATTCAGGCCAGTCTCAAGTGGGGACAGAACTGTCAGGATTACAAGATTATAACCAAAGCTCAAACTGGTCACTTGGGTAACCAACCTGCCGTGAAGGTGACTGTAAACTGGCCAAAAGTACCATCCAAACTGAAGTATGCCGCCACATAGTAAGTTCTCTTCACTCCGTGACATTGAGAGCTCTGATCACGTGTGTAGGCTTTTTTGTCGATGGTTTTGTAGCATATTAGGGACTAACAAGTCAATATTTGTGTCAGTGTTTCAGAATTCATCCCAGGAGTTGCGTACTTGTTGGGAGCCTCTCAGAGATACAAGAAGAATTCTCAACGTGAAGCAAAACTCATCTTGTCCCTCAGTTCTTCTAGAACCGTCGATGTCATTCTCCGCCTGCCAAAGGTAAATTGGGACATGAGCTTATATACTATTGAATTCCATCTCACAAGGTGAACGTGGTAATAATCAATATTTTCTAATGTCCTCGCTACAGCTGACCATGCTCTACACAGCGCTCAGAATCCCACTGCCAGTCCCAGTTCGGCGCGTTTCACAAAGTGAGATTCTCCAGTCCCCAACTTGGAACTTAATTGCTGAAGCTCCTCAGATGATCATGGACTCTTTGCAAGGTTCGATGGTGCACAGAAAACATGGAAAATAAATACAATTCCCCACAATCTGCCACTTTGTCTCATATAACTTTAACATTTACAGGTGAATGTAAGGCCACTGAAAACCGCCTGACCACCTTTAATGGTATTGACCTTGCTTACGCCATGCCTGAAAACTGCTACCACATCCTAGCCCACGACTGCAGCGATGAGATGAAATTCATGGTGATGGTGAAGAAATCTAAGCATGTTCCCGGACACAAGGACTTGAACATTAAAGTTGGCAACTAGTGAGTATCTCACAAAAAAATCAAATAACCAATTACAAATTTTAGAAGCTATTAAATTTAGGAAATTCAATTAAATGTAAAATTTGAAAAGCTTTTGTTTTCCAATCTAAGAAAAAGGTGAGATATCAGGCGACGCTGGGGTGATGATTTCATATAGTGAAACCTATATAGAAGTGATCGACTATTACAAACAATCCTCTTCATTTTGTACCCTGATAGTGACATTTCAATGTCCTACAAATCTGAATCACCGGAGATGACCCTCAACGGAGTCCCCCTGTCAGAAAGCCAGCTCCCATATAAGTCAATGGCCGGTAGGTGATTGGAAATTATAGACCCATGGAAGGGAAGCTGCAGTATTGAAGGGAATGTGCCAGAAAATTATCAAGGGATAAAGTCaatttttaatacattttgctgatgTTTTTGAAAGTTTCCATGTCAACTATAGTTAAAAAATCCTGAAGTTTTACTTTTTTGACTTTGGACACAGAGCCTAGTTCCAGGCTGACTCTTCCTGttttgcaatgttttacaatgacaggtaacacctacaTATAGATAGCAGAGGATCCACTATTAATAATATATGATTTCCCAACTTACCTACTCATCCGTTCCCTGCACAATTACCTCTGCAAAGGTCACAGGGCATGTCCACAGCACTTTCCTACAGAAaccaataggtggtgtcacaactCACTTCCTCCTCTCTGCACCGTGACCTCCGCACAGACTATAGAGCATGCCTACAACACTCTTCTGTAGAAGTTTATGGATGACACAGCTCACCTTCCCTTCCTGCACAGTTATATCTGTAGATTACAGGGCATACCCTACTCTTACCAAGAAGTCAGGGAACGTCTCCAGACTATTGTTTCCCATGGTCCGTATAGCTGCTGCACCCCATACAAGTTAGTTGCCCTGATAAtcatatacaaaaaataaaattaatatatctacaataacaaaaaaaaagagaaaatagttATCATAAGATATGTCATTAGTAAAAATTTTACATGTGATACCTTCCCTCTAACTTTACCATATGCGATTTTGATCTTTTAGAGCCAGTGGTGGAGATTCTGAAAGCAGAAAACGGTTTGTCCATCTTGGCACCAGAATATGGCATTCAGAGGATCAACTATGATGGATTGAACGTCCAGGTACTTCTGGTGTGATTGTATTCGCGAGTGGCCCATCGTGTTGGAAATAATAAGGATTTCCATGCGTGAGGTTTTGGTAGAAATGGATCATCAGTCTTAGGTTTAAAACCCATCATAAAGGCTCAGAGGGTCGGAAACTGTTCTAGGAAAGACCTGATTGTGATTTCTATACAGTTTACAGAATGAATGGTTTTTCAGGTGATACCAGCCATCTGGATGAAGGGTCAGACATGTGGCTTATGTGGCCGCAATGATGACGAGTCAGTACAGGAGTTCCGTAGACCTGATGGCTCCGTGGCCATGGATGAAATGAGCCATATTCACTCTTGGATTCTTCCTGCCCAGACTTGTGCTGAAGGTAATGTAGGCGGCTTTGCTCTGTTCTCACATATCCTGAGTTGTACCTCTGGGTAGATCCAGAACATGGCCTAACACAGAGTTTCTCTTCCTTTAAGGTTGCAATGTTCAACAATCTCTTGTGAAACTTGAGAAGGAAATCGATGGTGAGAATGCCAAGTGTTACTCAGTTCATCCCGTATTACGATGCGCCAAAGGATGCTCCCCAGTTAAGACAACCGAAGTAACCACTGGTTTCCACTGCCTACCTGCTGGTGAGTGGAACCTTCCTCTTTGCAAAGTATTTCGAGACTTTACTGTTAAATAATGATCATGTAATTCCCATGGGGTCAATTTTTTAGCAAGATTTATGACTTTCTATGTCTTCATCTCTGTAGGAGCAACTCTGGACCTGGTTGAAGGACAAGTGAGCTTGGACAAGTCTGAAGACTTCACAGAACTCGTGGAAGCACATACATCCTGTTCATGTGAAGACACGGCATGCTCCTCTTAATCCGGCGTCCCGCCGTCACCATCCTTTAATTCTCTGTATAATCTGTGCACCCCACAGAGACATGATTTTCATTTCAGGGTGACCCCCAAGAAGTAATCTAGACTTTGTAATGTATTTCTTCATTCCCAATAAAAGTTTGCATTCGAAAATATTTGACTTGTGGCTCCACTTTCTATCAGTGATTTTTGTGATGGATGACAATCATTCATAGTCATATACAAAAGAGATGACTGGTTGGAGTAGCAAATCCAAGGACacaggggaagcatgggagaaagctgctgcgctctgattggctgctatgggcaataAAGGTAGACTACATATGAGACAGTTTATGAGGCTCATCACTGTGGGAGGTTGGCATTGTGTGTTATCCCCAACAGAGCCGAGCCAGACCCTCTCTGCCCCTTCTCTTTCACCCTCTCTTACCCTCTTTCCCTCTCTGCCCATTTGTTTGACCATCTCTATACTCTCTATCCCTGTCTGCTCATCTGTACTTCTCCGTCAGACTCTGAAACCTCTCTTTGCCCCTTTTTGCCCTTATGTGCCTCTCTCTGTCAATCTCTGCCCATTTGTCCTGTGTCTCTCTACTCATGTTCCCCTTCTCTGCCTGTCTCTGCATGTCTCTGCCCATTATCTCTGCCTCCCTTTGCCTGTCTCTGCCCCTCTCTGTCTCTGCCCCTCTCTTCTCGTTTCTGCCCATTCTCTCTGCCTCCTTTTGCCCCTCTTTGCCCGTCTCTGACCCTCTCTGACCCTCTCTGCCTCCCTTTGCCTCTTTGTCCGTCTCTGCCCCTCTCTGTCTATACCCATTCTCTTTGCCCATCTCTGCCCCTCTTTCTTTGTGTCTGCCCATTCTCACTTCCTCCCTTTCCCCGTCTCTGCCCCTCGCTGTCTCTGCCCCTCTCTTCCTGTTTCTGCCCATTCTCTCTGCCTCCTTTAGCCCCTCTTTGTCTGTCTCTGCCCCTCTCTGTCTGTCTCTACCAATTCTCTTTGCCCATCTCTGCCCCTCTGTGTCTGTCTCTGTCCGTTCTCTCTGCCTCCCTTTCCCAGTCTCTACCCCTCTCTGTCCGTCTCTGCCCCTCTCTGTCTGTCTGCCCGTTCTCTCTGCCCCTCTCTGTCTGTCCCCCCTTTGCCTGTCTCAGCCCCTCTCTGTCTGTTCTCTCTGCCTCCTTTTACCCATCTCTGCCCCTCTCTGTCCGTCTCTGCCCCTCTCTGTCTATCTCTGCCCCTGTCTGTCCGTCTCTGCCACTCTCTGTCCATTTCTGCCACTCTCTGTCCATCTCTGCCACTCTCTGTCCATCTCTGCCCCACTCTGTCCATCTCGGCCACTCTCTGTCCATCCCTGCCCATCTCTCCCTCTCTCTGTCCATCTGTCCCCATTCTCTCTGCCTCCCTTTGTCTGTCTCTGTCCCTCTCTGTACAAGTCACTTCTTTGGAGCGGATCCAGATGGAAAATTCTCCAAACTTGCTGCTGTCCAATCAGAAGGCTGCAAAAACACTTGAAACGCTGATAAGACTGAACATGTGAGCGGCAGACGGGTCTATAAGGGACATGAATAGGTAGAGTCTTTCAAGTTGTTTTTAAAGTGATTTTTTTAGTGGATGGCGCCAAATTCTCCACATAAAGCTCCGTCTGCAGAGACTTTGCATCCACATTCGGCCCTTGGATTCTGTGCTTGGCGAGTGCTCTCCGGCGCGGTCTCACCTGAGTCTCGGAGGCTGCGTGGTACTAGGCCAGGCTCAGACGAGCGTTCCTAATGTCCAGGAGCACGCAGACAGCAGAGACCG
Coding sequences:
- the LOC143788408 gene encoding vitellogenin-A2-like, whose product is MRGIILALVLALAGADNAYLDPSFSQNKITVFDYEAFVMTGLPENDFVRAGINIACKLEIIPYSQRMYLLKAQSLTIKEMNGAWPKDPFTRSSKLTQVVAEQLSKPIKFEYHSGRIGNIYASNDVSETMVNFYKGIISLFQVTIKKTQNVYDLQEISIAGVCHTRYVIQEDKKGDQLVVVKSIDFNNCQEKVSKDIGMAFMEECITCKRMHRNIRDAATFTYKMKNREHNTVITEVTSEQIIRYSPFQERQGGAVMEAKQILTWAGTKSSQQSTPQLQLQNRGNLPYNFGDEIYQIPFVMIKTKSLEAQIVEILQHIVQNNQQELHKDVSIKFMQLVQLLRHATPDIMQTIWKQFAEKPRYRPWILQALPMAATADSLKVVYQILHSGDLTTAEALKLIPFAMHFSRGTQRALQIAQDIIKDSKIEKSPSLFKVAMLGYGSMVKKYCNQLSTCPDSVLEPIQDLAAESLSKVHEEDMALALKALGNAGRPESLKRIQKFLPGFSSSASQLPVRIKVDAIMALRNIAKQEPQRVQEILMQVYMNREARTEVRMVAVLCLFETKPSLAMVANIANIAVRESKANLQIASFVYSQLKALAKSSVPQLEPLAAACNVALKLFNPSIDSLGYRYSKVIRMDAFKYSLMSGAAAKLYVMNSASTMFPVFLMLKLKAYVGGAETDVLEVGIRGEGIEQILRKQDAQFRDFPMKKKIYQIVKMLNGFKPQPSQAPLLSGYIKAFGQEFSFTNINKETLQTLTQALNEPVERHAAIKSILNKLLNGLVGQYAKAIVAFEARHITPTTVGFPMEFSWYSTAVANAPVNIDVKMTPAYTPDFSIAQLLESQLQINADVNPSLLIHGVSTIGINTPLIQSGLEYHGKVLTNIPAKFTARVDLKEKNIKFEAQPCQQEDDLLRISAHTYAVSRNAEDLDAAKKTPLVPKAVSQGILQKHFEATGRTSAEGASMTEASSETGPKKYMGLASTHRQYSSQAFKKCLKISQVAIQVCLENEFLTAAARKNSILYHMVGDLDTKITIKPAHTDASIEKIQIEFTAGPKAASKVIALIDVEEKEGEQLEESEIHRRLKTILGIDEQIAARNQSLAQKARKQKAKQTRKRTPAADGTETELARALSSSSSSSSSSSSSSSSSSSSSPGHRARSRQNGQKPQSSSSQSSSSSSSSRRHGHAHKHDEDETKRGHNKKLSSSSSSSSSSSSSSSSSSSSSSSSSRMGRPKKDDSSSSSSSSSSSSSSSSSSSSSRRHNKDRQQQHDRAQQHQHGKKSSSSSSDDSSSSSSSSSQSKRHFYNLRFRPVREQRTDSKQQSSSSSSSSSSSISRGPRQNKFLGDNKPPALVVTVRAIRNDNVRQGYQLIVYADYSISKPRLQAYVVDFTKASRWRACVNAAVLSSHKAEASLKWGQNCQDYKIITKAQTGHLGNQPAVKVTVNWPKVPSKLKYAATYVSEFIPGVAYLLGASQRYKKNSQREAKLILSLSSSRTVDVILRLPKLTMLYTALRIPLPVPVRRVSQSEILQSPTWNLIAEAPQMIMDSLQGECKATENRLTTFNGIDLAYAMPENCYHILAHDCSDEMKFMVMVKKSKHVPGHKDLNIKVGNYDISMSYKSESPEMTLNGVPLSESQLPYKSMAEPVVEILKAENGLSILAPEYGIQRINYDGLNVQVIPAIWMKGQTCGLCGRNDDESVQEFRRPDGSVAMDEMSHIHSWILPAQTCAEGCNVQQSLVKLEKEIDGENAKCYSVHPVLRCAKGCSPVKTTEVTTGFHCLPAGATLDLVEGQVSLDKSEDFTELVEAHTSCSCEDTACSS